A genomic segment from Streptosporangium roseum DSM 43021 encodes:
- a CDS encoding toxin glutamine deamidase domain-containing protein, whose amino-acid sequence MAQVFLPAGVYNPVVTADGQRWRDFELEAQGSVVVAAPREPERGQWRPLRLERCRPYGVAGGLARPDPQTQEDMVRAVPVTEQGIPRRFPDPRGMWIRLINGAGAAEDPFRATNAVDCALAVLCTWYGAPTVAAPRRPEYDRVGKPLLTGEAGGVARAERWLGQRFQYVGQGRHAYLPIAQALLAGGHGAAAIIINRWPAGGSHAWNAVNSGGEVIWIDAQRGHMAVEPPYESVTGVFCVVIDRDGRRL is encoded by the coding sequence GTGGCTCAGGTGTTTCTACCCGCGGGGGTCTACAACCCCGTCGTGACCGCGGACGGGCAGCGATGGCGCGACTTCGAGCTGGAGGCTCAGGGGTCGGTCGTGGTGGCGGCGCCCCGGGAGCCCGAGCGGGGGCAGTGGCGACCACTGCGGCTGGAGCGCTGCAGGCCGTACGGCGTGGCCGGAGGGCTGGCGCGGCCCGATCCGCAGACCCAGGAAGACATGGTGCGGGCCGTGCCGGTGACGGAGCAGGGGATACCCCGGCGCTTTCCCGACCCCCGGGGCATGTGGATCAGGTTGATCAACGGAGCCGGAGCCGCCGAGGACCCCTTCCGGGCGACCAACGCGGTGGACTGCGCCCTGGCGGTGCTCTGCACCTGGTACGGCGCGCCGACGGTGGCCGCTCCCCGGCGGCCGGAGTACGACCGGGTCGGAAAGCCGCTGCTCACCGGTGAGGCCGGGGGAGTCGCCCGAGCCGAGCGATGGCTGGGGCAGCGCTTCCAGTACGTGGGACAGGGGCGCCATGCCTACCTCCCGATCGCCCAGGCCCTGCTGGCCGGAGGACACGGAGCCGCCGCGATCATCATCAACCGCTGGCCGGCCGGCGGCAGCCACGCCTGGAACGCGGTCAACTCCGGCGGAGAGGTGATCTGGATCGACGCGCAGCGCGGCCACATGGCGGTCGAGCCGCCCTACGAGTCGGTGACGGGCGTCTTCTGCGTGGTCATCGACAGGGACGGGCGCCGGCTGTGA
- a CDS encoding ABC transporter permease, which translates to MLKTTLAGLRAHKLRLLLTSLAIALGVGFIAGTFVLTDTIDAGFTQKFSAAADRIDAAVTPAPGERSREEPLVPDAVLEKVRAVGGVADAQGLVQGTSALMGKDGKVAGDYPTAGVSIAEGSLNRTLITSGSAPRTPAEAVLDENTARTRGFTVGETITVLDSKEVKHEFTLVGLFDVGLNQELGFTGAVGFTTGTARSMTGEKGFREIDVAAAEGVTQDAVRDSIAAALGPDYQVKTGKDYADALARQNGADTQMITMGLLMFGLVAMFVAALVIYNTFNILVAQRTREMALLRCIGATRGQVFGSIVLESVVVGLLSSVLGLLLGYGLGAGALAVLTSVGAPLPSATAALAPRTIVLGLLIGLVVTVGAALLPARSATRVAPIAALRTQVEEHTFRAGLIRVIFASLFLVAGVGATVAALGMEPGQAALIVVMVGGSLVFLGVLTLGPVIVKPLGAFVGWLPARLFKVPGRLAVDNSRRNPKRSATTTVALTVGVTLMTLIAVLTGTMRATYSQKLDDQFPVDYMIQPQARDSGLPRALAEDLRSRPELTGVAAFRQTIAKVGKDEYEVGTFVAPADFRPELVTGSIDVLRPGTAVVADYVAKDLGLKVGDRVPVRTAKAGTVELAVVSTFDSEVTDLAGVTVPKEDFERYFGAVGDSRVLVNARDGVGPEQARKVVEAAAQPYPTAKVASSTEVRGEFDEALDMMLMIITGLLGLAVLISLLGIANTLSLSVHERTRESALLRALGLTRPQLRWMLSVEALILGLIGALVGVVLGVTFGWAAAQTMTGDVAFRLPVLQILAFVALSGLAGVLAAVLPARRAARASIVGSLASG; encoded by the coding sequence TTGCTGAAGACGACTCTGGCCGGGTTGCGGGCGCACAAGCTGCGTCTGCTGCTCACCTCGCTGGCGATCGCGCTGGGGGTGGGTTTCATCGCGGGCACGTTCGTGCTCACCGACACCATCGACGCGGGTTTCACCCAGAAGTTCTCCGCGGCGGCCGACAGGATCGATGCCGCCGTGACGCCGGCGCCGGGTGAGCGGTCCCGTGAGGAGCCGCTCGTTCCGGACGCCGTGCTGGAGAAGGTCCGCGCGGTCGGCGGGGTCGCCGACGCCCAGGGGCTCGTGCAGGGGACTTCGGCGCTGATGGGCAAGGACGGCAAGGTCGCGGGTGACTATCCCACGGCGGGTGTCTCCATCGCGGAGGGCTCGCTGAACCGCACCCTGATCACCAGTGGTTCCGCCCCGAGGACTCCGGCGGAGGCCGTGCTCGACGAGAACACCGCCAGGACCCGTGGTTTCACGGTGGGTGAGACGATCACGGTGCTGGACTCCAAGGAGGTCAAGCACGAGTTCACGCTGGTGGGCCTGTTCGATGTGGGTCTCAATCAGGAGCTCGGCTTTACCGGCGCGGTCGGTTTCACCACGGGTACGGCCCGGTCGATGACGGGGGAGAAGGGTTTCCGGGAGATCGACGTCGCCGCGGCCGAGGGCGTCACGCAGGATGCGGTGCGCGATTCGATCGCCGCGGCGCTGGGTCCGGATTATCAGGTCAAGACCGGCAAGGACTATGCCGACGCCCTGGCCAGGCAGAACGGCGCCGACACCCAGATGATCACGATGGGTCTGCTGATGTTCGGCCTGGTGGCGATGTTCGTGGCCGCGCTGGTCATCTACAACACCTTCAACATTCTGGTCGCCCAGCGGACGCGGGAGATGGCGTTGCTGCGCTGTATCGGCGCGACCCGCGGGCAGGTGTTCGGTTCCATCGTGCTGGAGTCGGTGGTGGTCGGTCTGCTGTCGTCGGTGCTGGGCCTGCTGCTGGGTTACGGCCTGGGGGCGGGTGCGCTGGCCGTACTGACCTCGGTGGGTGCGCCGTTGCCGTCCGCTACGGCCGCGCTGGCGCCGCGGACGATCGTGCTCGGCCTGCTCATCGGCCTGGTCGTCACGGTGGGGGCGGCGCTGCTGCCGGCCCGGTCGGCGACGAGGGTGGCGCCGATCGCGGCGCTGCGCACGCAGGTCGAGGAGCACACGTTCAGGGCCGGGCTGATCCGGGTGATCTTCGCTTCGCTGTTCCTGGTCGCGGGGGTGGGCGCGACGGTGGCCGCGCTGGGGATGGAGCCCGGTCAGGCCGCGCTCATCGTGGTCATGGTCGGAGGGTCGCTCGTCTTCCTCGGGGTGCTGACGCTGGGTCCGGTGATCGTCAAGCCGTTGGGGGCTTTCGTGGGCTGGTTGCCGGCGCGGCTTTTCAAGGTGCCCGGCAGGCTGGCGGTGGACAATTCGCGGCGTAATCCCAAGCGGTCGGCCACCACGACGGTGGCGCTCACCGTGGGGGTGACGCTGATGACGCTGATCGCCGTTCTGACCGGCACCATGCGGGCGACGTACTCCCAGAAGCTCGACGACCAGTTTCCCGTGGACTACATGATCCAGCCGCAGGCCCGTGATTCCGGGTTGCCCCGCGCGCTGGCGGAGGATCTGCGGAGCAGGCCGGAGCTGACCGGTGTGGCCGCGTTCCGCCAGACCATTGCCAAGGTCGGGAAGGACGAGTACGAGGTCGGGACGTTCGTCGCGCCCGCGGACTTCAGGCCGGAGCTGGTGACGGGTTCGATCGACGTGCTCAGGCCGGGGACCGCGGTCGTCGCCGACTATGTCGCCAAGGATCTCGGTCTCAAGGTCGGTGACCGGGTGCCGGTGCGGACGGCCAAGGCCGGCACGGTGGAGCTGGCGGTTGTGTCCACCTTCGACTCCGAGGTCACCGACCTGGCGGGGGTGACGGTGCCCAAGGAGGATTTCGAGCGTTACTTCGGCGCGGTCGGCGACAGCCGGGTGCTGGTCAACGCCAGGGACGGTGTCGGTCCCGAGCAGGCCCGCAAGGTGGTCGAGGCGGCGGCGCAGCCGTATCCGACGGCGAAGGTCGCCAGTTCGACGGAGGTGCGGGGCGAGTTCGACGAGGCGCTCGACATGATGTTGATGATCATCACGGGTCTGCTGGGCCTGGCGGTGCTGATCTCCCTGCTGGGTATCGCCAACACGCTCTCCCTGTCGGTCCATGAGCGGACCCGGGAGTCGGCGTTGCTGCGGGCGCTCGGGCTGACCCGGCCGCAGTTGCGGTGGATGCTCTCGGTGGAGGCGTTGATCCTGGGGCTCATCGGCGCGCTGGTCGGTGTGGTGCTCGGTGTCACGTTCGGCTGGGCCGCGGCGCAGACGATGACGGGGGATGTCGCGTTCCGGCTTCCGGTCCTGCAGATCCTGGCGTTCGTGGCGCTGTCCGGTCTGGCCGGGGTGCTGGCCGCCGTGCTGCCTGCCCGCAGGGCGGCGCGTGCCTCGATCGTGGGGTCGCTCGCCTCGGGCTGA
- a CDS encoding ABC transporter ATP-binding protein encodes MTGEVGAWNARGDAAAAVVARGLTKVYGQGDAAVHALRGVDISFATGAFTAIMGPSGSGKSTLMHCLAGLDTVSGGQVHIGDVELTGLNDKQLTLLRRERIGFIFQAFNLLPTLTAEQNIRLPLEIAGRQADRDLFDRVVETVGLRDRLGHKPAELSGGQQQRVAVARALISKPQVIFADEPTGNLDSRSGAEVLSFLRTSVHELGQTIVMVTHDPVAASYADRVVFLRDGLLVSELVRPTPQTVLDTLMKLEA; translated from the coding sequence ATCACCGGAGAGGTCGGCGCGTGGAACGCGCGGGGGGACGCGGCGGCCGCCGTGGTAGCCAGGGGCCTGACGAAGGTGTACGGCCAGGGGGATGCGGCCGTGCACGCCCTCCGGGGGGTGGACATCTCTTTCGCGACGGGCGCCTTCACCGCGATCATGGGTCCTTCCGGGTCGGGTAAGTCCACGCTGATGCACTGTCTGGCGGGGCTGGACACGGTCAGCGGGGGGCAGGTCCACATCGGTGACGTGGAGCTCACCGGGCTCAACGACAAGCAGCTCACCCTGCTGCGTCGTGAGCGGATCGGTTTCATCTTCCAGGCGTTCAACCTGCTGCCGACGTTGACCGCGGAGCAGAACATCCGGCTGCCGCTGGAGATCGCGGGGCGTCAGGCCGATCGGGATCTGTTCGATCGGGTCGTGGAGACGGTGGGTCTGCGTGACCGGCTGGGTCACAAGCCGGCTGAGCTGTCGGGCGGGCAGCAGCAGCGGGTGGCGGTGGCCCGTGCTCTGATCAGCAAGCCGCAGGTGATCTTCGCCGACGAGCCGACCGGCAATCTGGACTCGCGTAGCGGTGCCGAGGTGCTGTCGTTCCTGCGCACGTCGGTGCATGAACTGGGTCAGACGATCGTGATGGTCACCCATGACCCGGTCGCGGCCTCCTATGCCGATCGGGTGGTCTTTCTCCGTGACGGTCTGCTGGTCAGCGAGCTGGTCAGGCCGACGCCGCAGACCGTGCTCGACACGCTGATGAAGCTGGAGGCCTGA
- a CDS encoding response regulator: MLVDDQALLRAGFRMVLGAQPDIRVVAEAGDGAAAVEAARSAEVDVVLMDVRMPVMDGVEATRLICAAGERPRVLILTTFDLDDYAFAALKAGASGFLLKDVPPSDLISAIHSVHSGDAVVAPSTTRRLLERFAVHLPSPGVVEQAALGGLTAREREVLVLVARGLSNMEIADRLDLAEATVKTHLGRVLAKLGLRDRAQVVVYAYESGLVTPHSAG; the protein is encoded by the coding sequence ATGCTGGTCGATGATCAGGCGTTGCTGCGGGCCGGGTTCCGTATGGTGCTCGGGGCGCAGCCGGACATCAGGGTGGTCGCGGAGGCGGGCGACGGGGCCGCGGCGGTCGAGGCCGCGCGGTCGGCCGAGGTCGATGTGGTGCTGATGGATGTGCGGATGCCGGTCATGGACGGGGTGGAGGCGACGCGGTTGATCTGTGCGGCGGGTGAGCGGCCTCGGGTGCTGATCCTGACCACGTTCGATCTGGACGATTACGCGTTCGCGGCGTTGAAGGCGGGTGCGTCGGGGTTTCTGTTGAAGGATGTGCCGCCTTCGGATCTGATCAGTGCGATCCATTCGGTGCACAGTGGGGATGCGGTGGTCGCGCCGAGTACGACGCGGCGGCTGCTGGAGCGTTTCGCCGTGCATCTGCCGTCTCCGGGTGTGGTGGAGCAGGCGGCGCTCGGGGGGTTGACGGCGCGGGAGCGGGAGGTGCTCGTGCTGGTGGCCCGGGGGTTGTCGAATATGGAGATCGCTGATCGGCTGGATCTGGCGGAGGCGACGGTCAAGACGCATCTGGGCCGGGTTCTGGCCAAGCTGGGCCTGCGGGATCGGGCTCAGGTGGTGGTGTACGCCTATGAGTCGGGGCTTGTGACCCCTCATTCGGCGGGTTAG
- a CDS encoding sensor histidine kinase, translating into MFGRLRARSRRHPGVVDALWLAPFMLASLGTLFMIAFSSEGYQSGLLDPWVYLVLGLVLVGPLFWRRSRPLTVFAIVSVASFGQWLAGVDPLPFNVAVLIAMYAVASLRPLRWAVAAGLVAELGLALSFGQITTNPDPGTFASASVFVVAIWIAGIYANTRRRYLESLEERAERAEHERDQQARLAAAAERARIARELHDVVAHNVSVIIVQADGAGYAIDSDPEQARVAMRAIAETGRQALAEMRRMVGVLRTDGVAVEEYAPQPSLSQLDELVAQVRSSGLPVELRVVGVPQELPEGEQLTVYRIVQEALTNTLKHGGPDASATVEMEYGVRELLLRVTDDGRGGAAAGRPGGHGLVGMRERAAMFGGSIEARPRLGGGFQVTARLPIGETGRSRAA; encoded by the coding sequence GTGTTCGGCAGATTGCGCGCCCGGAGCCGGCGCCATCCCGGTGTCGTGGACGCCCTGTGGCTGGCGCCGTTCATGCTGGCCTCTCTGGGCACTCTTTTCATGATCGCTTTTAGCTCGGAGGGGTATCAGAGCGGGCTGCTGGATCCGTGGGTCTATCTGGTGCTGGGTCTGGTGCTGGTGGGGCCGCTGTTCTGGCGGCGGAGCCGGCCGCTGACGGTGTTCGCGATCGTCTCGGTGGCGAGTTTCGGCCAGTGGCTCGCCGGTGTGGATCCGTTGCCGTTCAACGTGGCCGTGCTCATCGCGATGTACGCGGTGGCGTCGCTCCGGCCGTTGCGCTGGGCCGTGGCGGCGGGTCTGGTGGCCGAGCTGGGGTTGGCTCTCTCGTTCGGTCAGATAACGACGAATCCTGATCCGGGGACTTTCGCCAGTGCGTCGGTGTTCGTGGTCGCGATATGGATCGCGGGGATCTACGCCAACACGCGCCGTCGCTATCTGGAGAGTCTGGAGGAGCGGGCCGAGCGGGCCGAGCATGAGCGGGATCAGCAGGCGCGGCTGGCGGCGGCGGCGGAGCGGGCCAGGATCGCCCGTGAGTTGCACGATGTGGTCGCGCACAACGTGAGTGTGATCATTGTTCAGGCCGATGGGGCGGGTTACGCGATCGACAGTGATCCCGAGCAGGCCCGTGTGGCCATGCGGGCCATCGCTGAGACGGGGCGGCAGGCGCTGGCCGAGATGCGCAGGATGGTGGGGGTGCTGCGGACGGACGGTGTCGCCGTCGAGGAGTATGCCCCGCAGCCGAGTCTGTCGCAGTTGGACGAGTTGGTGGCGCAGGTGCGTTCTTCGGGGTTGCCGGTCGAGCTGCGGGTCGTCGGGGTTCCGCAGGAGCTGCCGGAGGGTGAGCAGTTGACGGTGTACCGGATCGTTCAGGAGGCGCTCACCAATACCCTCAAGCATGGTGGTCCGGATGCCAGTGCCACGGTCGAGATGGAGTACGGCGTGCGTGAGCTGCTTTTGCGGGTGACCGATGACGGTCGTGGTGGGGCCGCTGCGGGGCGTCCGGGCGGGCATGGGCTGGTCGGCATGCGGGAGCGTGCCGCGATGTTCGGTGGGAGCATCGAGGCCAGGCCTCGGTTGGGTGGTGGGTTTCAGGTGACCGCGCGGTTGCCGATCGGTGAGACCGGGCGGAGCCGGGCCGCGTGA
- a CDS encoding SAM-dependent methyltransferase: MERQLISHIAHYDHPIAAPVSEQNLERLLTRAKLAPGARILDLGCGEAPWVLRALELHPEAVADGVDISEHALTAAQKAADQRGLSDRLGLHHVPAADFTGTEPYDLVLCVGSTHAFDGLTATMQDIRRHLRPGGLALVGEGFWETPPTPEALTKLGANLDDYGDLSATVAQAEDAGYATVYGHTSDLAEWHEYEWSWIGTLTNWALDHPGPDGDAALAAARDHRDMWLNGYRDILGFVTLLLRRTD, from the coding sequence ATGGAACGCCAGTTAATCAGTCACATCGCCCACTACGATCACCCGATCGCCGCCCCGGTGAGCGAGCAAAACCTGGAGCGCCTGCTCACCCGCGCCAAACTCGCCCCCGGAGCACGCATCCTCGACCTCGGCTGCGGAGAGGCGCCCTGGGTGCTGCGGGCACTGGAACTCCACCCCGAAGCAGTCGCCGACGGGGTCGACATCTCCGAGCACGCGCTGACCGCCGCCCAGAAAGCCGCCGACCAGCGCGGGCTGTCCGACCGGCTCGGCCTCCACCACGTCCCGGCCGCCGACTTCACCGGCACCGAACCCTACGACCTCGTCCTCTGCGTAGGCTCCACCCACGCCTTCGACGGGCTCACCGCGACCATGCAGGACATACGCCGCCACCTGCGACCCGGAGGACTCGCACTGGTGGGAGAGGGCTTCTGGGAGACACCCCCCACCCCGGAGGCACTGACCAAGCTCGGCGCGAACCTCGACGACTACGGCGACCTCTCCGCGACCGTTGCCCAGGCCGAGGACGCCGGATACGCCACCGTCTACGGCCACACCAGCGACCTCGCCGAATGGCACGAATACGAATGGTCCTGGATCGGCACCCTCACCAACTGGGCCCTCGACCACCCCGGCCCCGACGGCGACGCCGCCCTCGCCGCAGCCCGCGACCACCGCGACATGTGGCTCAACGGCTACCGCGACATCCTCGGCTTCGTCACCCTCCTGCTGCGCCGCACCGACTGA
- a CDS encoding HNH endonuclease, whose protein sequence is MPTKYTPEILAEAAANSLSIADVLRHLGVKWTGGSHAHISRRLKHFGIDTSHFLGQSHHRGQPSPRRLRPEQVLVVLPDGSPRPNPRQLRRSLIATGMPHRCADCKIEAVWQGRPLTLHVDHISGNWLDNRKENLRFLCPNCHSQTESFAGKSKGP, encoded by the coding sequence ATGCCAACCAAGTACACCCCCGAAATATTGGCCGAGGCGGCAGCCAACTCTCTGAGCATCGCCGACGTCCTCCGCCACCTCGGCGTGAAATGGACCGGCGGCTCCCACGCCCACATCAGTCGCCGCCTGAAGCACTTCGGAATCGATACCTCACACTTCTTGGGGCAGTCACACCACCGAGGACAGCCCTCACCCAGGCGCCTCCGCCCCGAACAGGTTCTCGTCGTCCTACCGGATGGCAGCCCCCGCCCCAACCCCAGGCAGCTCAGAAGGAGCCTGATCGCAACCGGGATGCCACATCGCTGCGCGGACTGTAAGATCGAGGCAGTCTGGCAAGGTCGGCCACTGACGCTACACGTCGACCACATCAGCGGCAATTGGCTTGACAACAGAAAAGAAAACCTGCGATTTCTCTGTCCAAATTGCCATTCACAGACAGAAAGTTTCGCAGGAAAAAGCAAGGGGCCGTAG
- the bcp gene encoding thioredoxin-dependent thiol peroxidase encodes MKLEPGDAAPDVTLPAADGTTVSLDAYRGKRVILYFYPAAMTPGCTKQACDFRDSLASLTSAGFVVLGVSKDTPAKLAKFVEHDALTFPLLSDPGLEVHKAYGAHGEKTMYGKTTVGVIRSTFVIDADGKIEKALYNVKATGHVARLRRELGLD; translated from the coding sequence ATGAAACTCGAACCGGGCGACGCCGCCCCGGACGTCACACTTCCCGCCGCCGACGGCACGACCGTGTCCCTCGACGCCTACCGTGGCAAGCGGGTCATCCTCTACTTCTACCCCGCCGCGATGACCCCCGGGTGCACCAAGCAGGCCTGTGACTTCCGCGACAGCCTCGCCTCCCTGACCTCCGCGGGCTTCGTGGTCCTCGGCGTGTCGAAGGACACCCCGGCCAAGCTCGCCAAGTTCGTCGAGCACGACGCCCTGACCTTCCCCCTGCTGTCGGACCCCGGCCTGGAGGTCCACAAGGCCTACGGCGCCCACGGCGAGAAGACGATGTACGGCAAGACCACCGTCGGGGTCATCCGCTCCACCTTCGTCATCGACGCCGACGGCAAAATCGAAAAGGCCCTCTACAACGTGAAGGCGACCGGCCACGTGGCCCGCCTCCGCCGCGAACTCGGCCTCGATTAA
- a CDS encoding DUF3618 domain-containing protein produces the protein MADTDPAELERRIERTRAELAQTVDAIADRVSPKKVARRTVSKAELSAKQFLVSVGDRVGEVVGGAPRPVRLGDEPDDLWADEQPDLAPVLIGVGVVLAVSAMVMLWRRRRR, from the coding sequence ATGGCGGACACCGATCCCGCGGAGTTGGAACGGCGGATCGAGCGGACCCGTGCGGAGTTGGCCCAGACGGTTGACGCCATCGCCGATCGGGTGAGCCCGAAGAAGGTCGCGAGGCGGACCGTCAGCAAGGCGGAGTTGAGTGCGAAGCAGTTCCTGGTCTCGGTGGGAGACAGGGTCGGCGAGGTGGTGGGGGGTGCGCCGCGGCCCGTCAGGCTGGGGGACGAGCCCGATGATCTGTGGGCGGACGAGCAGCCGGACCTGGCGCCGGTCCTGATCGGCGTGGGCGTGGTGCTGGCGGTCAGCGCGATGGTCATGTTGTGGCGGCGCCGGCGCCGTTGA